The following coding sequences lie in one Variovorax terrae genomic window:
- a CDS encoding PhzA/PhzB family protein, whose translation MDDSALRDKNRDTVKAFLALRGPDRGPKRAALFTPDSKVEMFVRDGAHLNLNGRAWCMATPDTFPIWGFYEGTIYETPGDPNSFLVPAVGRGQIFAPGGKGPGHDVEIWYVLLFELKDGMITRFRETVDYCRGGDVITDQYTPDRPDLFVRHNNPFKQS comes from the coding sequence ATGGATGACTCCGCTCTCAGAGACAAGAACCGCGACACCGTCAAGGCCTTCCTGGCGCTGCGCGGCCCCGATCGCGGCCCCAAGCGCGCGGCCCTGTTCACGCCGGACTCGAAGGTCGAGATGTTCGTGCGCGACGGCGCGCACCTGAACCTGAACGGCCGCGCCTGGTGCATGGCCACGCCGGACACTTTTCCGATCTGGGGCTTCTACGAAGGCACCATCTACGAGACGCCCGGCGACCCCAACTCCTTCCTCGTGCCCGCCGTCGGCCGCGGCCAGATCTTCGCCCCCGGCGGCAAGGGGCCAGGCCACGACGTGGAGATCTGGTACGTGCTGCTGTTCGAGCTGAAGGACGGGATGATCACGCGTTTTCGCGAGACGGTGGACTACTGCCGTGGCGGCGACGTCATCACCGACCAGTACACGCCCGATCGGCCCGACCTCTTCGTGCGCCACAACAACCCCTTCAAGCAGAGCTGA
- a CDS encoding PhzA/PhzB family protein, with protein MSKKDIISQADQAQRAENIDCIRQYVDARTPEQRGRRWDLYVDDCTSGAVAGAPLQGKDIARRCTEWNLVHFPNYVFNDNIVFQSTDPDYYCVMSKGSGGINYPAYGGERQYDNVYFHVIRMRGGRMKDYFEYSNLLGMYKTLGIEIPALQGPPGWPGHTPEEAAYDAYPRPQYSNPAGPDVIPAGDEALREKNIAAIRQYVDARTVEERGRRWDLYIDGDECTSGAAGMPALFGKAKARQCTEWNLDYFPDYVFNNNVIFQTQDPNLFLVMSDGTGGIYYPAYGERRTYENRYFHTFRMQDGKIRNYYEYSNAKLLFDVLGVKLPAIQTPAGWPTAL; from the coding sequence ATGAGCAAGAAGGACATCATTTCCCAGGCCGACCAAGCCCAGCGGGCCGAGAACATCGACTGCATCCGCCAGTACGTGGACGCCCGCACGCCCGAGCAGCGCGGTCGCCGCTGGGACCTCTACGTGGACGACTGCACGAGTGGCGCCGTCGCCGGCGCACCGCTCCAGGGCAAGGACATCGCCCGCCGCTGCACCGAGTGGAACCTGGTCCACTTTCCCAACTACGTCTTCAACGACAACATCGTGTTCCAGTCCACCGATCCGGACTACTACTGCGTCATGTCCAAGGGCTCGGGCGGCATCAACTACCCGGCCTACGGCGGCGAGCGGCAGTACGACAACGTCTACTTCCACGTCATCCGCATGCGCGGCGGCCGGATGAAAGACTACTTCGAATACTCCAACCTGCTGGGCATGTACAAGACCCTCGGCATCGAGATCCCGGCGCTGCAAGGCCCGCCCGGCTGGCCCGGGCACACGCCCGAGGAGGCCGCCTACGACGCCTACCCGCGCCCGCAGTACAGCAACCCCGCTGGTCCGGACGTGATCCCTGCCGGCGACGAGGCCCTGCGCGAGAAGAACATCGCCGCCATCCGCCAGTATGTGGATGCGCGCACGGTCGAGGAGCGCGGCCGCCGCTGGGACCTGTACATCGACGGCGACGAGTGCACCAGCGGTGCCGCCGGCATGCCCGCGCTGTTCGGCAAGGCCAAGGCGCGCCAGTGCACGGAGTGGAACCTGGACTACTTCCCGGACTACGTCTTCAACAACAACGTGATCTTTCAGACCCAGGACCCGAACCTGTTCCTGGTGATGTCCGACGGCACGGGCGGCATCTACTATCCGGCCTACGGCGAGCGCAGGACCTACGAGAACCGCTACTTCCACACCTTCCGCATGCAGGACGGGAAGATCCGCAACTACTACGAGTATTCCAACGCCAAGCTGCTGTTCGACGTGCTGGGCGTCAAGCTGCCGGCGATCCAGACGCCGGCCGGCTGGCCGACGGCGCTGTAG
- a CDS encoding bactofilin family protein — protein MALQSPFFGKREPDAFSPRQTSPHSTQGAGAAHAAQATAAAAAAAPVAAAPSTAAGSAAKEGGSKLTVGPNIKLKGVEITDCDTLVVEGLVEATMDSRVIQISEHGAFKGSAEIDIAEIHGEFDGDLTVRQKLVIYATGKVTGKIRYGKVVIEEGGQLAGEIQFSPVHGKPAALAKPGLHAAA, from the coding sequence ATGGCACTGCAATCACCGTTCTTTGGCAAGCGCGAACCGGACGCGTTCAGCCCGCGTCAAACCAGCCCGCACAGCACCCAGGGCGCCGGCGCTGCCCATGCCGCGCAGGCCACGGCCGCCGCGGCGGCTGCCGCGCCCGTTGCCGCCGCACCGTCCACGGCAGCGGGCAGCGCCGCCAAGGAAGGCGGCAGCAAGCTGACCGTCGGCCCCAACATCAAGCTCAAGGGCGTCGAGATCACCGACTGCGACACGCTGGTGGTCGAGGGCCTGGTCGAGGCCACGATGGATTCGCGCGTGATCCAGATCTCGGAGCATGGCGCCTTCAAGGGCTCGGCCGAGATCGACATCGCCGAGATCCACGGCGAGTTCGACGGCGACCTGACGGTGCGCCAGAAGCTGGTGATCTACGCCACCGGCAAGGTCACCGGCAAGATCCGCTACGGCAAGGTCGTGATCGAGGAAGGCGGCCAGCTCGCGGGCGAGATCCAGTTCTCGCCGGTCCACGGCAAGCCCGCGGCGCTGGCCAAGCCGGGGCTGCACGCCGCCGCCTGA
- a CDS encoding histidine phosphatase family protein, producing MGTLYLVRHGQASFGADDYDQLSALGQQQSRRLGEYFAHKGLSFEAVLTGTLRRHAQTWQGIAEGLGQPAEPRLWPGLNEYDSEAVIAAIHPHKLEKPDSPEMYRHHFRLLRDGLAQWMAGVVSPKGMPSYNEFVAGVTSALDHVRTQHEGNVLIVSSGGPIATAVGHVLGTSPETTIELNLRIRNSSVTEFAFTPKRHMLVTYNTLPHLDHPDHAQWVTYA from the coding sequence ATGGGAACCCTCTACCTTGTGCGCCACGGGCAAGCCTCGTTCGGCGCCGACGACTACGATCAGCTCAGCGCGTTGGGCCAGCAGCAGAGCCGGCGGCTGGGCGAGTACTTCGCCCACAAGGGCCTGAGCTTCGAGGCCGTGCTGACCGGCACGCTGCGCCGCCATGCGCAGACCTGGCAGGGCATCGCCGAAGGCCTGGGGCAGCCGGCCGAGCCGCGGCTCTGGCCCGGCCTCAACGAGTACGACAGCGAAGCGGTGATCGCCGCCATCCATCCGCACAAGCTGGAAAAGCCCGACTCGCCCGAGATGTACCGCCACCACTTCCGGCTGCTGCGCGACGGCCTCGCGCAATGGATGGCCGGCGTGGTGAGCCCCAAAGGCATGCCGAGCTACAACGAGTTCGTGGCCGGCGTCACCAGCGCGCTCGACCATGTGCGCACGCAGCACGAAGGAAATGTGCTGATCGTCTCCAGCGGCGGGCCGATCGCCACCGCCGTGGGCCATGTGCTGGGCACCAGCCCCGAGACCACGATCGAGCTCAACCTGCGCATCCGCAACAGCTCGGTCACCGAGTTCGCATTCACGCCCAAGCGGCACATGCTGGTGACCTACAACACCCTGCCGCACCTGGACCACCCCGACCACGCGCAGTGGGTAACCTACGCCTGA
- a CDS encoding threonine dehydratase: MMFSRDDVETARATVYAAMPPTPQYAWPLLAQRLGLTVWVKHENHTPAGAFKVRGGLTYFEALARRQPEVRGVISATRGNHGQSVGFAARRHGLAATIVVPHGNSVEKNAAMRALGVTLLEHGDDFQAAREHAIALAAQQGLHMVPSFHRDLIRGVMSYWVEFFESFERGQAPDVVFVPIGQGSGFCAAAAARAHTGARSRLVGVVSAHATAYLDSFRARRPLEAPVTTQLADGMACRVADAEALEVILREADDVVAVTDNEVAQAMRVLFADTHNVAEGAGAAALAAVMQQRARWQGRAVGIALSGGNVDSATFARVLSNQ; this comes from the coding sequence ATGATGTTCAGCCGCGACGACGTCGAGACCGCCCGCGCCACCGTCTATGCGGCCATGCCGCCCACGCCGCAGTACGCCTGGCCGCTGCTGGCGCAGCGGCTGGGGCTGACGGTCTGGGTCAAGCACGAGAACCACACGCCGGCGGGCGCCTTCAAGGTGCGCGGCGGCCTCACCTATTTCGAGGCGCTGGCGCGGCGCCAGCCCGAGGTGCGCGGCGTCATCAGCGCCACGCGCGGCAACCACGGCCAGTCGGTCGGCTTCGCGGCACGCCGCCACGGCCTGGCCGCCACCATCGTGGTGCCGCACGGCAACTCGGTGGAGAAGAACGCGGCCATGCGCGCCCTGGGCGTGACGCTGCTGGAGCATGGCGACGACTTCCAGGCCGCGCGCGAGCACGCCATCGCACTCGCCGCGCAGCAGGGCCTGCACATGGTGCCCTCGTTCCACCGCGACCTGATCCGCGGCGTGATGAGCTACTGGGTCGAGTTCTTCGAGTCGTTCGAGCGCGGCCAGGCGCCTGACGTGGTGTTCGTGCCGATCGGCCAGGGCTCGGGCTTTTGCGCCGCGGCCGCGGCGCGGGCCCACACCGGCGCGCGCTCGCGGCTGGTCGGCGTGGTGTCGGCCCATGCCACGGCCTACCTCGATTCGTTCCGCGCGCGCCGGCCCCTTGAGGCGCCTGTCACCACGCAACTGGCCGACGGCATGGCTTGCCGCGTGGCCGATGCCGAGGCGCTGGAGGTGATCCTGCGCGAGGCCGACGACGTGGTGGCCGTGACCGACAACGAGGTGGCCCAGGCCATGCGCGTGCTGTTTGCCGATACCCACAACGTGGCCGAGGGCGCGGGCGCGGCGGCACTGGCCGCCGTCATGCAGCAGCGCGCGCGCTGGCAGGGCCGGGCCGTCGGCATCGCGCTCTCGGGCGGCAACGTGGACAGCGCTACCTTCGCCCGCGTGCTATCAAATCAATAG
- a CDS encoding LysE family translocator: MFSFQELAWFALAALILVLTPGPNMIYCVSRTLCQGRAAGLVSLGGVALGFLVHLMAASLGLTALLLAVPLAFDAIRLAGAAYLLWMAWQAVKPGGAAPFEARLLPQDPPATLFRMGFITNLLNPKVAMFYLSFFPQFIHPERGSVLLQSLALGAIQISVSVAVNALLILGAAGITAFLSHSAGWLHAQRWLMGSVLAALAVRIAFTERK; encoded by the coding sequence ATGTTTTCATTTCAGGAACTCGCCTGGTTTGCCCTCGCTGCCCTGATCCTGGTGCTGACGCCGGGCCCCAACATGATCTACTGCGTCTCGCGCACCCTGTGCCAGGGCCGCGCCGCCGGCCTGGTGTCGCTGGGCGGCGTGGCGCTGGGCTTCCTGGTGCACCTGATGGCGGCCTCGCTGGGCCTGACGGCGCTGCTGCTGGCGGTGCCGCTGGCGTTCGACGCCATCCGGCTTGCCGGTGCGGCCTACCTGCTGTGGATGGCCTGGCAGGCGGTGAAGCCCGGCGGCGCGGCGCCGTTCGAGGCGCGCCTGCTGCCGCAGGACCCGCCGGCCACGCTGTTCCGCATGGGTTTCATCACCAACCTGCTGAACCCCAAGGTGGCAATGTTCTACCTGTCGTTCTTCCCGCAGTTCATCCACCCCGAGCGCGGCTCGGTGCTGCTGCAGAGCCTGGCGCTGGGCGCGATCCAGATCAGCGTGAGCGTGGCCGTGAACGCGCTGCTGATCCTGGGCGCCGCGGGCATCACCGCCTTCCTGTCGCACAGCGCGGGCTGGCTGCACGCGCAGCGCTGGCTGATGGGCAGCGTGCTGGCCGCACTGGCCGTGCGCATCGCCTTCACCGAAAGAAAATGA
- a CDS encoding VOC family protein: protein MNAELDHLVIAADSLEQGVAWCEATLGLTPGPGGEHPLMGTHNRLFSLAHERFPRAYAEIIAINPKAPPPGRTRWFDLDDAALQAAVREAPRLVHFVARTPDAGAALKALAHHGIDRGALLPALRETPQGTLRWQISVREDGQRLFYGALPTLIEWGPVHPADALPDSGVRLQSLRLAHPRADDLRAAHAALGLEGVAVDPGTPNLAATLLTPRGLVTLESKGL from the coding sequence ATGAACGCCGAGCTCGACCACCTGGTGATCGCAGCCGACTCGCTGGAGCAAGGCGTCGCCTGGTGCGAAGCCACGCTTGGCCTGACACCCGGCCCGGGCGGCGAGCATCCGCTGATGGGCACGCACAACCGGCTGTTCAGCCTGGCGCACGAGCGGTTTCCGCGCGCCTACGCCGAGATCATCGCGATCAACCCCAAGGCGCCGCCCCCCGGCCGCACCCGCTGGTTCGACCTGGACGACGCGGCGCTGCAGGCCGCCGTGCGGGAGGCGCCGCGGCTGGTGCATTTCGTGGCCCGCACGCCCGATGCGGGCGCGGCCCTGAAGGCGCTGGCGCACCACGGCATCGACCGCGGCGCGCTGCTGCCGGCCCTGCGCGAAACGCCGCAGGGCACGCTGCGCTGGCAGATCAGCGTGCGCGAGGACGGCCAGCGGCTGTTCTACGGCGCCCTGCCCACGCTGATCGAATGGGGCCCGGTGCACCCGGCCGACGCCCTGCCGGACTCGGGCGTGCGCCTGCAGTCGCTGCGGCTGGCGCATCCGCGCGCCGACGACCTGCGCGCGGCCCACGCCGCCCTCGGGCTGGAGGGCGTGGCCGTGGACCCCGGCACGCCCAACCTCGCGGCCACGCTGCTCACGCCGCGCGGCCTGGTCACGCTTGAATCGAAAGGACTGTGA
- a CDS encoding PhzF family phenazine biosynthesis protein, with translation MTQRPFRQVDVFTGVPYRGNPLAVVLDGAGLSDEAMQRFAHWTNLSETTFVLPPTQPTADYRVRIFTPGGELPFAGHPTLGTCHAWLEAGGTPRASAGGTIVQECEVGLVTLRRDGARLAFGAPPLKRSAPSPVLLAQVARALGLRAQQVQAAQLLDNGPVWLGLLLDHPQTVLELRPDHAALKHLGVKVGVAAPNGDRGAASMARTCASEDLEVRAFAAPIGVPEDPVTGSLNASLAQWLIADGHLPPCYVAAQGACLGRAGRVHIERDEAGQVWVGGETVTCIAGSVELA, from the coding sequence ATGACACAACGCCCCTTCCGACAAGTCGATGTTTTCACCGGCGTGCCCTACCGCGGCAACCCGCTGGCCGTGGTGCTGGACGGCGCGGGCCTGAGCGACGAAGCCATGCAGCGCTTCGCGCACTGGACCAACCTTTCCGAAACCACCTTCGTGCTGCCGCCCACCCAGCCTACGGCCGACTACCGCGTGCGCATCTTCACGCCCGGCGGCGAGCTGCCGTTCGCCGGCCATCCCACGCTCGGCACCTGCCATGCCTGGCTCGAGGCGGGAGGCACGCCGCGCGCCTCGGCCGGCGGCACCATCGTGCAGGAATGCGAGGTGGGCCTGGTGACGCTGCGCCGCGACGGCGCCCGCCTGGCGTTCGGTGCCCCGCCGCTCAAGCGCAGCGCCCCCAGCCCCGTGCTGCTGGCCCAGGTGGCGCGGGCGCTCGGGCTGCGGGCGCAGCAGGTGCAGGCCGCGCAGCTGCTGGACAACGGCCCGGTCTGGCTCGGCCTGCTGCTCGACCACCCGCAGACCGTGCTGGAGCTGCGGCCCGACCACGCCGCGCTGAAGCACCTGGGCGTCAAGGTCGGTGTGGCGGCGCCCAATGGCGACCGCGGCGCGGCGTCCATGGCCCGCACCTGCGCATCGGAAGACCTCGAGGTGCGGGCCTTCGCCGCCCCCATCGGCGTGCCGGAAGACCCGGTCACCGGCAGCCTCAACGCCAGCCTGGCGCAGTGGCTGATCGCCGACGGCCACCTGCCGCCGTGCTACGTGGCGGCGCAGGGCGCCTGCCTGGGCCGCGCCGGGCGCGTGCACATCGAGCGCGACGAAGCCGGCCAGGTCTGGGTCGGCGGCGAAACCGTCACCTGCATCGCGGGCAGCGTGGAGCTGGCATGA
- a CDS encoding glutathione S-transferase family protein: MLRLWGRLSSINVRKVVWTVQELGLTHQRTDAGGPFGIVQTSGYQALNPNALVPLIEDDGFTLWESNVIVRYLCARHDPGGLCPEGLQPRFDAERWMDWQQTTLNPAGRDAFVQLIRQPGGRIDTARVAQSVAATEPLLDLLDAHLARQAFLAGERFTMADIPVACEIHRWWGLPQPRPARPHLERWYAAVQARPASRGVLDLALA; the protein is encoded by the coding sequence ATGCTGCGCCTGTGGGGCCGCCTGAGCTCGATCAATGTGCGCAAGGTGGTATGGACCGTACAGGAGCTCGGCCTCACGCACCAGCGCACCGATGCGGGCGGCCCGTTCGGCATCGTGCAGACGTCCGGCTACCAGGCGCTCAACCCCAATGCGCTGGTGCCGCTGATCGAGGACGACGGCTTCACGCTGTGGGAATCGAACGTGATCGTGCGCTACCTCTGCGCCCGGCATGACCCGGGCGGCCTCTGCCCCGAGGGCCTGCAGCCGCGCTTCGACGCCGAGCGCTGGATGGACTGGCAGCAGACCACGCTCAATCCCGCGGGCCGCGACGCCTTCGTGCAGCTGATCCGCCAGCCCGGCGGCCGTATCGACACGGCGCGGGTGGCGCAGTCGGTGGCGGCCACCGAGCCGCTGCTGGACCTGCTGGACGCGCACCTCGCCCGGCAGGCCTTCCTGGCCGGCGAACGCTTCACCATGGCCGACATTCCCGTGGCCTGCGAAATCCACCGCTGGTGGGGCCTGCCGCAGCCGCGCCCGGCGCGCCCCCACCTCGAGCGCTGGTACGCCGCGGTGCAGGCCCGCCCGGCCTCGCGCGGCGTGCTCGACCTGGCGCTGGCCTGA
- a CDS encoding PLP-dependent aminotransferase family protein has protein sequence MPWKLSARAEKMNPSAIREILKVTEKPNIISFAGGLPSSRTFPVEAFAEACAKVLRDDAPGALQYAASEGYGPLREAVAASLPWAVDASQVLITTGSQQGLDLVAKVLIDSGSRILVETPTYLGALQAFTPMEPQVVDVASDDKGVVVDDLAAKAADARFLYLLPNFQNPTGRSMSEARRTALLARAAELGLPLIEDNPYGDLWFDQPPPLPLSARHPQGCVYLGSFSKVLAPGLRLGYIVAPPVLFPKLLQAKQAADLHSPGFNQRMVAEVIKDGFLERHVPTIRALYKTQRDAMLAALAREMQGLGVQWNTPSGGMFLWARLPEGLSAIELLPRAVDKGVAFVPGAPFYAGPPDARTLRLSFVTASVAQIDTGIAALAAAIREARGA, from the coding sequence ATGCCCTGGAAACTGTCCGCGCGTGCGGAAAAAATGAACCCCTCCGCGATCCGCGAGATCCTCAAGGTCACCGAGAAGCCCAACATCATCAGCTTCGCCGGCGGCCTGCCCTCGTCGCGCACCTTCCCCGTCGAGGCCTTTGCCGAAGCCTGCGCCAAGGTGTTGCGCGACGACGCGCCGGGCGCGCTGCAGTACGCCGCCAGCGAGGGCTACGGCCCGCTGCGCGAGGCCGTGGCCGCCTCGCTGCCCTGGGCGGTGGACGCCTCGCAGGTCCTGATCACCACCGGCTCGCAGCAGGGGCTGGACCTGGTGGCCAAGGTGCTGATCGACTCGGGCAGCCGCATCCTGGTGGAAACGCCCACCTACCTCGGCGCGCTGCAGGCCTTCACGCCGATGGAGCCGCAGGTGGTGGACGTGGCCAGCGACGACAAGGGCGTGGTCGTGGACGACCTCGCCGCCAAGGCCGCGGACGCGCGCTTCCTCTACCTGCTGCCCAACTTCCAGAACCCGACCGGGCGCAGCATGAGCGAGGCGCGCCGCACCGCGCTGCTGGCGCGCGCCGCCGAGCTGGGCCTGCCGCTGATCGAGGACAACCCCTATGGCGACCTGTGGTTCGACCAGCCGCCGCCGCTGCCGCTGAGCGCGCGCCACCCGCAGGGCTGCGTCTACCTCGGTTCGTTCTCCAAGGTGCTGGCGCCCGGCCTGCGGCTGGGCTACATCGTGGCGCCGCCGGTGCTGTTCCCCAAGCTGCTGCAGGCCAAGCAGGCGGCCGACCTGCACAGCCCCGGCTTCAACCAGCGCATGGTGGCCGAGGTCATCAAGGACGGCTTCCTGGAGCGCCACGTGCCCACCATCCGCGCGCTCTACAAGACCCAGCGCGACGCCATGCTGGCCGCGCTGGCGCGCGAGATGCAGGGCCTGGGCGTGCAGTGGAACACCCCGAGCGGCGGCATGTTCCTGTGGGCCCGCCTGCCCGAAGGCCTGAGCGCCATCGAGCTGCTGCCGCGCGCGGTGGACAAGGGCGTGGCCTTCGTGCCCGGCGCGCCGTTCTATGCCGGCCCGCCCGACGCGCGCACGCTGCGCCTGAGCTTCGTCACGGCCAGCGTGGCGCAGATCGACACCGGCATCGCGGCTCTGGCGGCGGCGATCCGCGAAGCGCGGGGAGCCTGA
- a CDS encoding DMT family transporter, with translation MSPATANPALQGARAQRQETRGLWLGVLGVTIFAFSLPMTRLAVGSAEAPQLSGLFVALGRAAVAGALSVLFLILTRAPRPQPADGLPIVITSLGVVFGFPLLTSVAMRHVESVHASVMLGVLPLATAAVGALLARQRPSMGFWLCALAGSALVIGFALLRHEPGAAGPGLQFADALLLLAMLCAAVGYAYGARLSAHLRADHVICWALVVALPITVPAALLTWPAVPVRPAAWLGFAYVSLFSMWLGFFAWYRGLALGGTVRVSQVQLVQPFMSMVFSVPLLGESLDAVTVGFALAVIASVFIGKKMPIRPA, from the coding sequence ATGAGCCCCGCCACCGCCAACCCGGCGCTGCAGGGCGCCCGCGCGCAGCGGCAGGAGACCCGCGGCCTCTGGCTCGGGGTGCTGGGCGTGACCATCTTCGCCTTCAGCCTGCCGATGACGCGGCTGGCCGTCGGCAGCGCCGAGGCGCCGCAGCTCTCGGGCCTGTTCGTTGCGCTGGGCCGGGCGGCGGTGGCGGGCGCGCTGTCGGTGCTGTTCCTGATCCTCACGCGCGCGCCGCGGCCGCAGCCCGCCGACGGGCTGCCCATCGTCATCACCTCGCTCGGCGTGGTGTTCGGCTTCCCGCTGCTCACCTCGGTCGCGATGCGCCATGTGGAAAGCGTGCATGCCAGCGTGATGCTGGGCGTGCTGCCGCTGGCCACCGCCGCGGTCGGCGCGCTGCTCGCGCGGCAGCGCCCAAGCATGGGCTTCTGGCTCTGCGCGCTGGCCGGCAGCGCGCTGGTGATCGGCTTCGCGCTGCTGCGCCACGAGCCGGGCGCGGCCGGCCCGGGCCTGCAGTTCGCCGACGCGCTGCTGTTGCTGGCCATGCTGTGCGCGGCCGTCGGCTATGCCTATGGGGCGCGGCTGTCGGCGCACCTGCGGGCCGACCACGTGATCTGCTGGGCACTGGTGGTGGCGCTGCCCATCACCGTGCCGGCGGCGCTGCTCACCTGGCCGGCGGTGCCGGTGCGCCCCGCCGCCTGGCTGGGTTTTGCCTATGTGAGCCTGTTTTCGATGTGGCTCGGTTTTTTTGCCTGGTACCGCGGCCTGGCGCTAGGCGGCACCGTGCGCGTGAGCCAGGTGCAGCTGGTGCAGCCGTTCATGAGCATGGTGTTCTCGGTGCCGCTCCTGGGCGAGTCGCTGGACGCGGTGACGGTGGGTTTTGCGCTGGCCGTGATCGCCTCGGTGTTCATCGGGAAGAAAATGCCGATACGGCCGGCCTGA
- a CDS encoding LysE family translocator, translating into MTPEELLTLFVFCTAMSFSPGPNTTLSTALAANFGLRRALRFCLAVPAGWTLLMLASGLGLGALVTGAPALRWAVKLAGVAYMLWLAFKLSGTRQLAQVEASKLDIGFWQGVGLQFLNIKAWMLALTLTAGWVVNALGQPAPNPGQRLAIICAVMLLFAFTSNFTYALAGSLLRQWLAQGRRLLWFNRALAAVLAATAAWMVTV; encoded by the coding sequence ATGACCCCTGAAGAACTCCTCACCCTGTTCGTGTTCTGCACCGCGATGAGCTTTTCGCCGGGGCCCAACACCACGCTATCCACCGCGCTGGCCGCCAACTTCGGCCTGCGCCGCGCGCTGCGCTTCTGCCTCGCCGTGCCCGCCGGCTGGACGCTGCTGATGCTGGCCAGCGGCCTCGGGCTGGGTGCGCTGGTCACCGGCGCGCCGGCGCTGCGCTGGGCCGTCAAGCTCGCGGGCGTGGCCTACATGCTGTGGCTGGCGTTCAAGCTCAGCGGTACCCGCCAGCTCGCGCAGGTGGAGGCCTCGAAGCTCGACATCGGCTTCTGGCAGGGCGTGGGCCTGCAGTTCCTCAACATCAAGGCCTGGATGCTGGCGCTCACGCTCACGGCGGGCTGGGTCGTCAACGCACTGGGCCAGCCCGCGCCCAACCCGGGCCAGCGGCTGGCGATCATCTGCGCGGTGATGCTGCTGTTCGCCTTCACCAGCAACTTCACCTATGCGCTGGCCGGCTCGCTGCTGCGCCAGTGGCTGGCGCAGGGACGGCGGCTGCTGTGGTTCAACCGCGCGCTGGCCGCGGTGCTGGCGGCCACGGCGGCCTGGATGGTGACGGTATGA